The region GCGGCAGTGCATGCAGGAGATGCACCAGCGGCTGAGCTTCGGGCCCACCTTCACCGTCGTGCTGGAGCTGCTCAGCGGGGAGCACTTCCTGGAGGTTGTGGAGCAGGAGCCCCGAGCCCTGGTGGTCGTCCACATCTACCAGCCCGGggtcacaggtcagaggtcacagcaGCACTTTACAGAACTCACTGTGATCAGAGTGGGTTCCACCTCAGTGATCAGAGGGGGTTCCACCTCACTGTGATCAGAGGGGGTTCCACCTCAATGATCAGAGGGGGTTCCACCTCACTGTGATCAGAGGGGGTTCCACCTCAATGATCAGAGGGGGTTCCACCTCACTGTGATCAGAGGGGGTTCCACCTCAGTGATCAGAGGGGGTTCCACCTCACTGTGATCAGAGGGGGTTCCACCTCAATGATCAGAGGGGGTTCCACCTCAGTGATCAGAGGGGGTTCCACCTCACTGTGATCAGAGGGGGTTCCACCTCAGTGATCAGAGGGGGTTCCACCTCACTGTGATCAGAGGGGGTTCCTCCTCAGTGATCAGAGTGGGTTCCACCTCAGTGATCAGAGTGGGTTCCACCTCACTGTGATCAGAGTGGGTTCTACCTCAGTGATCAGAGTGGGTTCCTCCTCAGTGATCAGAGTGGGTTCCACCTCAGTGATCAGAGTGGGTTCCACCTCACTGTGATCAGAGTGGGTTCTACCTCAGTGATCAGAGGGGGTTCCACCTCACTGTGATCAGAGTGGGTTCCTCCTCAGTGATCAGAGTGGGTTCCACCTCAGTGATCAGAGTGGGTTCCACCTCAGTGATCAGAGGGGTTCCACCTCAGTGATCAGAGTGGGTTCTACCTCAGTGATCAGAGTGGGTTCCACCTCACAGTGGTTCTGTTACAGCTTTCTGACATCATTTAATGACTAAATACAATAGTTTGCCATGATGAATATATGAcatatttatgttttatattcCACTAGGACACCCGAGACCACACAGGGTTCTGCTGAGGGGCTCAGACTAACTCTCTCTTCCgcttgtctcctcctcctcctcctcctgtctcctcctcctgtctcttcctcctgtctcctcctcctgtctcctcctcctgtctcctcctcctgtctcctcgtCCTTCCAGGCTGTGAGGAGATGAACTCCTCTCTGGACTGCCTGGCGTCAGAATATCCCAGCGTCAAGTTCTGTCGAATCGACGCCGTGGCAACCGGAGCCATAGAACGCTTCTCCTCCGACGTCAGTCAaatactagtactagtactgaCCCTATAACCCTCTAGTACTGACCCTATAACCCTCTAGTACTGACCCTATAACTAGTACTGACCCTATAACCCTCTAGTACTGACCCTATAACCCTCCAGTACTGACcctataactagtactgtaacTAGAGGTTAGCTAGATGTAAGTGGTCAGGGATGAATATAACTATAAAGTAATGGTTAACTATAACTAGTCCTCTGCCCAGATGCATAGTAAGGGTTAACTATAACTACTCCTCTGCCCAGGTGCATAGTAAGGGTTAACTATAACTAGTCCTCTGCCCAGGTGCATAGGAAGTTTAACTATAACTAGTCCTCTGCCAGGTGCATAGTAAGGGTTAACTATAACTAGTCCTCTGCCAGGTGCATAGTAAGGGTTAACTTTAACTAGTCCTCGGCCCAGAATCATAGTAAGGGTTAACTATACCTAGTCCTCTGCCCAGGTGCATAGTAAGTGTTAACTATAACTATAACTAGTCCTCTGCCCAGGTGCATAGTAAGGGTTAACTATAACTTGTCCTCTGCCAGGTGCATAGGAAGGTTTAACTATAACTTGTCCTCTGCCAGGTGCATAGTAAGGGTTAACTATAACTAGTCCTCTGCCAGGTGCATAGTAAGGGTTAACTTTAACTAGTCCTCTGCCCAGGTGCATAGTAAGGGTTAACTATAACTAGTCCTCTGCCAGGTGCATAGTAAGGGTTAACTATAACTAGTCCTCTGCCAGGTGCATAGCAAGGGTTAACTATAACTAGTCCTCTGCCAGGTGCATAGTGAGGGTTAACCATAACTAGTCCTCTGCCCAGGTGCTGCCCGCCCTGCTGGTGTACCGGGCCGGGGAGCTGCTGGGGAACTTCCTGTCCGTCACCAAACATTTCAACCAGGAGTTCTTCGCCACCGACGTGGAGGCGCTCCTCAACCAATACGGACTGCTGCCCGAGAAGGAGATCCCGGCCAGccccggggaggagggggaggaggaggaggaagaggaggagcagatagagtagaggaggaggagaagggaggagggggagggggaggagcagatagaggaggagagatgggaggtCTTCTCATAACTGGTCCAGGACCAGTTAGAATAGAGCATCACTGGTCCTGTTAGAGTCTGGTCCACACACAGTAGGACGAGCtgaagcaccacacacacacacacacacacacacacacacacacacacacacacacacacacacacacacacacacacacacacacacacacacacacacacacacacacacacacacacacacacacacagacataagaAACGTGGATTTATACATCACATCATTTATCACAATCAGTCGTTAGTTTGCTCATTCTTTACAGTTTATAACCCGACTGAAATCTTCCAATAAAGTTTCACAAAATTGTGTTTTCTCCtctcatgttttgtgtttatctATTCTGTAaggtattatatttatatatgtatatatatatatatatatatataatatgtttaTTAAAGGTGTTCCCTGAATAATATCATGTGACTCTAAAAGACACACATTGTGATCCCTCTGTGACAAAAACAAATACTTCAATTGTTAATACATTCATAATCTCTAAACATTAGTTTCGGGCTTCAGAAGGCCTCATCATCGTGATATTCATCCAATTGGAGTTCTAGTAAGCTGCTGTAAAAATCTCAGCCGACGTAAGCTAGGCTAATCAGACTTTAGCATTCCTGAGGAACGCCTTGACCATTCAGACACAACAATATCTCTCATAATGAACAATCATTTGACTTTTTATAACTGAACCATCAGTACAAATCATTCTAACTCGTCATGAACGCCTCTTCACGCACACCACGCATGCGTAGGATAGCTGTTGTTCCCTTGCGCAAGCGCAGTGCGCTCTGTGATAAACGCCTTTCCTCAGTCCTCCTCCgtgattttgtgatttaaaCTCTTTATTCGGACTAATGATTTAAACTCTTTATTCTGACTAACCTCGACCAGGGGCGATAGCAGGCAGGATGCAGGAGGACGCGCGCTATCTCAAGCGGTAAAACATCAGTAATGACCTCACTGTTTATTACTGTTAAACCCACAGGAGGAGGTGTGGTTAACGGGTTCATTCATGTGGACACCAGGGGATAGTGATATTCAAGATACAGGGCGGatatgtggctcaggagggacTCTTCAGGtacagcgggttggctggtaaccagaaggttgctagttcgatccccggctcctcctagcggagtgtcgaggtgtccctgagcgagacgcctcaccctgactgctcctgaccagctggctgtcgtccTGAGGGGCTGACACtgtttgtgtcggtgtgtgtgtgtgtgtgtgtgtgtgtgtatggatggctgaatgtgaggcagtatttGTAAAGCGCTTTATGGGCCACTGGTCAGTAAAGCAGGGTATGAATGCAGTCCGTTCACATTCACACCAGTTTAGCTCCTAGCGTTTGGATTATctcatgacgtcatcacacTACATCTAAAGGTAAACATCTAtgtgtgtgatgatgtcatgtcaTCTTCATACTACATCGATGTTTACCTTTAGATTTAGTGTGATGTCATGACGTCATCACACTGTCATCACAACATTATTTTGATACAGCTAGATGTATGATGTCATCATATCATTATAATACACCTGTGATAATGATGTGATGACTAATTATAGTACAGATTCTAAAACAgatccccctcttctcctcctcctcctgtaggAAGGTGCGTGCTGGCAGTCTAGACGTCCACCCCACAGAGAAGGCCCTGGTGGTGCAGTATGAGGTGGAGGCCTCCatcctgggggagggaggagacccCATGCTGGGGGAGCGCAAGGAGGGCCAGAAGATGTgagtgcacctcctcctcctcctcctctcatatCTGCATCTTGCTACAGAAGCTAAACTGAACTCCCTCCTCCTTATCctttactcctcctctcctctcctctcctctcctctcctctcctctcctctcccctcccctcccctcccctctcctctcctctcctctcccccccccccccccagtatccGGGTGAAGAGCCTCTCCCCCAGTACTGACGTGGGGGCGTTGGCCaggaaggtggtggaggagtgccGCCTCATCCCGCTGTCCCGCCTCCCCCAGGTGGAGCACCTCCTGCACTACCTGCAGAGCAGGAGGCCCGCCGAGGGCAAaggtcagggtgtgtgtttgtgtttgtgtttgtgtgtgtgtgtgtgtgtgtgtgtgtgtgtgtgtgtgtgtgtgtgtgtctgtgggtgctctaatatgtatgtgtgtgtgtgtgtgtgtgtgtgtgtctgtctgtgggtgttataatgtgtatgtgtgtgtgtgtgtgtgtgtgttccagtggaCCAGAGCAGTCAGCTGCTCAGACCCAGGGAGCTGTCTCCGTTCGAGGGCCTGGAGgtgaagcaaacacacacacacacacacacacacacacacacacacacacacacacacacacacacacacacacacacacacacacacacacactaatcagtTACACCGCCTAGAAGacttgtgcgtgttgtgtgtgtgttgtgttatgtgtgtgtgtgttgtgcgtgttgTGTCTGCGTGTTGTGCGCtgcaggtgggggaggaggcctCCATCTCCCAGGTGGAGCGCTACGTTGAGCTGCTCTACGAAGGACTTCCTGAGAAGATCAGAGGCTCcgccctgctgctgcagctggccCGTAACCCTGACaacctggaggagctgctgcacAACGGTACGCTAGCCTGTTAGCTCCACCAGCAGCTCTGTAGCATCCATGCTAGCCTGTTAGCTTCAATAGCATGTCTTTAGCACAGCTCCGGCCTATTAGCTTCACTAGCAGCTATGTAGAACAACGCTAGTCTGTTAGCTTCACTAGCATG is a window of Gadus macrocephalus chromosome 8, ASM3116895v1 DNA encoding:
- the pdca gene encoding phosducin a codes for the protein MCCDEEEDEGKSVSLPSPDRPHSKDHRVKTTAALPETHQPKEPSRMSNSAHEGEELPVNYTGPKGVINDWRRFRLDLAEQPVRRELLRQMSREEGPERPGRKMSVQECELVQQQGERGLRRYRRQCMQEMHQRLSFGPTFTVVLELLSGEHFLEVVEQEPRALVVVHIYQPGVTGCEEMNSSLDCLASEYPSVKFCRIDAVATGAIERFSSDVLPALLVYRAGELLGNFLSVTKHFNQEFFATDVEALLNQYGLLPEKEIPASPGEEGEEEEEEEEQIE